In Xanthomonas theicola, a single genomic region encodes these proteins:
- the rpmI gene encoding 50S ribosomal protein L35, with the protein MPKIKTNRAAAKRFRKTASGKYKAGHANRSHILTKKATKRKRNLRQTNHVRAEDAGRLDRMLPYL; encoded by the coding sequence CAAGATCAAGACCAACCGGGCGGCGGCCAAGCGGTTCCGCAAGACCGCCTCCGGCAAGTACAAGGCCGGCCACGCCAACCGTAGCCACATCCTCACCAAGAAAGCGACCAAGCGAAAGCGCAACCTGCGGCAGACGAACCATGTTCGTGCCGAGGACGCAGGCCGTCTTGACCGTATGCTTCCTTACCTCTGA
- the rplT gene encoding 50S ribosomal protein L20: MARVKRGVQARRRHKKVLNLAKGYYNARRKVFRVAKQAVIKAQQYAYIGRKQKKRNFRSLWITRINAAARINGLSYSRFMNGLLKAGITLDRKVLADIAVHDAQGFAALAEKAKGALAA; the protein is encoded by the coding sequence ATGGCTCGAGTAAAACGTGGCGTCCAGGCGCGCCGCCGGCACAAGAAAGTTCTGAACCTGGCCAAGGGCTACTACAATGCCCGCCGCAAGGTCTTCCGCGTCGCCAAGCAGGCGGTGATCAAGGCGCAGCAGTACGCCTACATCGGCCGTAAGCAGAAGAAGCGCAATTTCCGTTCGCTGTGGATCACCCGCATCAACGCGGCGGCCCGCATCAACGGCCTGAGCTACAGCCGTTTCATGAACGGCCTGCTCAAGGCCGGCATCACCCTGGACCGCAAGGTGCTGGCGGACATCGCCGTGCACGACGCGCAGGGCTTTGCCGCCTTGGCTGAGAAGGCAAAGGGCGCGCTGGCGGCATAA
- the pheS gene encoding phenylalanine--tRNA ligase subunit alpha: MSEIQSLSVQALADIAAAQSPEALERLRVALLGKSGSITVQMKQLGALPPEQRKLAGEAINRARDAVCAALAERRALLERAALDARLAAERIDVTLPGRRGERGGLHPVTRTLERITEIFARLGYELSDGPEIEDDWHNFEALNFPLHHPARAMHDTFYLADDRGDGRRLLRTHTSGVQVRYMLEHAPPLRMIAAGKVYRSDSDQTHSPMFHQVEGLLVDEHSTFADLKGTLSEFVRAFFERDFEMRLRPSYFPFVEPGAEVDIAWQQSDGSTRWLEVLGCGMVHPNVLRSVGIDPERYTGFAFGMGVERFAMLRYGVNDLRAFFDNDVRFLRQFA, from the coding sequence ATGAGTGAGATCCAATCCCTGAGCGTGCAGGCGCTGGCGGACATCGCCGCGGCGCAGAGTCCGGAGGCGCTGGAGCGGTTGCGCGTCGCGCTGCTGGGCAAGAGCGGCAGCATCACCGTGCAGATGAAACAGCTCGGCGCGTTGCCGCCCGAGCAGCGCAAGCTCGCCGGCGAGGCGATCAACCGTGCGCGCGATGCGGTCTGCGCGGCGCTGGCCGAACGCCGCGCGCTGCTGGAGCGCGCGGCGCTGGACGCACGCCTGGCCGCCGAGCGCATCGACGTGACCCTGCCGGGCCGGCGCGGCGAGCGCGGTGGACTGCATCCGGTCACGCGCACGCTGGAGCGCATCACCGAGATCTTCGCGCGGTTGGGCTACGAGCTGTCCGACGGCCCGGAGATCGAGGACGACTGGCACAACTTCGAGGCGCTGAACTTTCCCCTGCACCATCCGGCGCGGGCGATGCACGACACCTTCTACCTCGCCGACGACCGCGGCGACGGCCGCCGCTTGCTGCGCACGCACACCTCCGGGGTGCAGGTGCGCTACATGCTCGAGCATGCGCCGCCGCTGCGCATGATCGCCGCCGGCAAGGTCTACCGCAGCGACAGCGACCAGACCCATTCGCCGATGTTCCACCAGGTCGAAGGCCTGCTGGTCGACGAGCATTCCACCTTCGCCGACCTCAAGGGCACCTTGTCCGAGTTCGTGCGCGCGTTCTTCGAGCGCGATTTCGAAATGCGCTTGCGCCCCAGCTACTTCCCGTTCGTCGAACCCGGCGCGGAGGTGGACATCGCCTGGCAGCAGTCCGACGGCAGCACCCGCTGGCTGGAAGTGCTCGGCTGCGGCATGGTGCATCCGAACGTGCTGCGCAGCGTCGGCATCGATCCGGAACGCTACACCGGCTTCGCCTTCGGCATGGGTGTGGAGCGTTTCGCGATGCTGCGCTACGGCGTCAACGACCTGCGCGCGTTCTTCGACAACGACGTGCGGTTCTTGCGCCAGTTCGCTTGA
- the pheT gene encoding phenylalanine--tRNA ligase subunit beta codes for MKFSENWLRSHVPTQASRDELAATLTAIGLEVEQLTPLGESLQQVVVARIVAAAPHPQADRLQVCQVDAGQGELLQIVCGAPNARAGLVAPLALVGAQVGGIAIKAAKLRGVESNGMLCSAKELGLDSDVSGLFELPDDAPTGQALAEYLGLPDASIEIKLTPNRADCFGVRGIAYDVAAACGSDVLPFAAAPVAVASARRLEVRLQAGRAAPRYCGRVVEDLDPAAKTPLWMAERLRRSGVRPVSLLVDITQYVMLELGQPMHAFDLDTLRGPVGVRRARAGETLTLLDGRNAALDDDFLAVTDGDRVVALAGLMGGHDTRVTDTTRHVFLEAAHFAPAAIMGRGRKLGLHTDAGHRFERGVDPALPRPALELATRLVLELAGGRAGPVVEAELLEHLPAPAPIALRRARIVRVLGIEIADAEVERILRALGMEVAAAATGWQVTAPSRRFDIALEEDLIEELARIHGYDRLPTTLPGGASRIAMGSETQLDEVSVRRQLVARAMLETINYAFVDAALLDQWGLDAGRVALANPLSAELAVMRPSLLPGLAAALGRNVARQAGRVRLFELGKVFAAAPAAGAAPSETQRVAVAVCGDADALQWGLPARKVDFHDLKGDLEALASAAGARLEYRPSARPFAHPTRSADVYRDGALIGWIGQLHPRLLQALQIDADMLGFELDLAPLAARALPRAAALSRFPSVRRDLAFLVPEVVAWAALAHSVRGAVGPLLREVVLFDRYVGPGVEAGFKSLAMGLILQDSSRTLTDRDVDAVVADAVAALAREHDARIRG; via the coding sequence ATGAAATTCTCTGAAAACTGGCTGCGCAGCCACGTTCCCACCCAGGCCTCGCGCGACGAGTTGGCCGCGACCCTGACCGCCATCGGCCTGGAGGTCGAGCAGCTCACGCCGCTCGGCGAGTCGCTGCAGCAGGTGGTGGTGGCACGCATCGTCGCCGCGGCGCCGCATCCGCAGGCTGACCGGTTGCAGGTTTGCCAGGTCGATGCCGGGCAGGGGGAATTGCTGCAGATCGTCTGCGGCGCGCCGAACGCGCGCGCCGGGCTGGTCGCGCCGCTGGCGCTGGTCGGTGCGCAGGTCGGCGGTATCGCGATCAAGGCGGCCAAGCTGCGCGGCGTCGAGTCCAACGGCATGTTGTGCTCGGCCAAGGAACTGGGCCTGGACAGCGACGTGTCGGGTCTGTTCGAACTGCCCGACGACGCGCCGACCGGGCAGGCGCTGGCCGAGTACCTGGGCCTGCCCGACGCCAGCATCGAGATCAAGCTGACCCCGAACCGCGCCGACTGCTTCGGCGTGCGCGGCATCGCCTACGACGTGGCGGCGGCCTGCGGCAGCGACGTGCTGCCGTTCGCGGCCGCGCCGGTCGCCGTCGCCAGCGCGCGCCGGCTGGAGGTGCGGCTGCAGGCCGGCCGCGCCGCGCCGCGCTATTGCGGCCGCGTCGTCGAGGATCTCGACCCGGCGGCGAAGACGCCGTTGTGGATGGCCGAGCGCCTGCGTCGCAGCGGCGTGCGCCCGGTATCGCTGCTGGTCGACATCACCCAGTACGTGATGCTGGAGCTGGGTCAGCCGATGCATGCCTTCGACCTGGACACGCTGCGCGGCCCGGTCGGCGTGCGCCGCGCGCGCGCCGGCGAGACGCTGACGCTGCTCGATGGCCGCAACGCGGCGCTCGACGACGACTTCCTGGCCGTCACCGACGGCGACCGCGTGGTCGCCCTGGCCGGATTGATGGGCGGCCACGACACCCGCGTCACCGATACGACCCGGCATGTGTTCCTGGAGGCCGCGCATTTCGCGCCGGCCGCGATCATGGGCCGCGGCCGCAAGCTCGGCCTGCATACCGATGCCGGCCATCGCTTCGAGCGCGGCGTGGATCCGGCGCTGCCGCGGCCGGCGCTGGAACTGGCGACGCGGCTGGTGCTGGAGTTGGCCGGCGGCCGCGCCGGCCCGGTGGTCGAGGCTGAGTTGCTCGAGCACCTGCCGGCGCCGGCGCCGATCGCGCTGCGCCGCGCGCGCATCGTACGCGTGCTCGGCATCGAGATCGCCGATGCCGAGGTCGAGCGCATCCTGCGCGCGCTGGGCATGGAGGTCGCCGCGGCCGCCACTGGCTGGCAGGTCACCGCGCCGAGCCGCCGCTTCGACATCGCCCTGGAAGAGGACCTGATTGAGGAACTGGCGCGCATCCACGGCTACGACCGGCTGCCGACCACGCTGCCGGGCGGCGCCTCGCGCATCGCCATGGGCAGCGAAACGCAGTTGGACGAAGTGAGCGTGCGCCGCCAACTGGTCGCGCGCGCGATGCTGGAAACCATCAACTACGCCTTCGTCGATGCGGCCCTGCTGGACCAGTGGGGCCTGGATGCCGGACGCGTGGCGCTGGCCAATCCGCTCAGCGCCGAACTGGCGGTGATGCGCCCGTCGCTGTTGCCGGGCCTGGCCGCGGCGCTGGGCCGCAACGTCGCGCGCCAGGCCGGCCGCGTGCGCCTGTTCGAACTGGGCAAGGTCTTCGCGGCCGCGCCGGCCGCCGGCGCCGCGCCGTCGGAGACGCAGCGCGTGGCCGTGGCGGTGTGCGGCGATGCCGACGCACTGCAGTGGGGCCTGCCGGCGCGCAAGGTCGATTTCCACGACCTCAAGGGCGACCTGGAGGCGCTGGCCAGCGCCGCTGGCGCACGCCTGGAATACCGTCCGTCGGCGCGCCCTTTCGCGCACCCGACCCGGTCGGCCGACGTGTACCGCGACGGCGCGCTGATCGGCTGGATCGGCCAACTGCACCCGCGGCTGTTGCAGGCGCTGCAGATCGACGCGGATATGCTGGGTTTCGAGTTGGATCTGGCACCGCTGGCCGCGCGCGCGTTGCCGCGCGCCGCCGCGCTGTCGCGGTTCCCGTCGGTGCGCCGCGACTTGGCCTTCCTGGTGCCGGAGGTGGTGGCCTGGGCGGCGCTGGCGCACAGCGTGCGCGGTGCGGTTGGGCCGCTGCTGCGCGAGGTGGTGCTGTTCGACCGCTATGTCGGCCCCGGGGTCGAGGCGGGTTTCAAGAGTCTCGCTATGGGCTTGATTTTGCAGGACAGCTCGCGCACTCTGACGGATCGCGATGTGGATGCAGTGGTCGCCGATGCAGTGGCGGCGTTGGCGCGCGAACACGATGCGCGGATTCGCGGCTGA
- a CDS encoding integration host factor subunit alpha, whose product MALTKAEMAERLFDEVGLNKREAKEFVDAFFDVLRDALKQGRQVKLSGFGNFDLRRKNQRPGRNPKTGEEIPISARTVVTFRPGQKLKERVEAYAGPGQ is encoded by the coding sequence ATGGCGTTGACCAAAGCGGAAATGGCCGAACGGTTGTTCGACGAAGTCGGGCTGAACAAGCGCGAGGCCAAGGAATTCGTCGATGCTTTCTTCGATGTGCTGCGCGATGCGCTGAAACAGGGCCGGCAGGTGAAGCTGTCCGGCTTCGGCAACTTCGATCTGCGTCGCAAGAACCAACGGCCTGGTCGCAATCCCAAGACCGGCGAAGAAATCCCGATCTCGGCGCGGACGGTGGTGACTTTCCGACCGGGACAGAAGCTCAAGGAGCGAGTGGAGGCTTATGCTGGACCCGGGCAGTAA
- a CDS encoding MerR family transcriptional regulator, which translates to MLDPGSNRELPPIPAKRYFTIGEVSELCDVKPHVLRYWETEFPSLEPVKRRGNRRYYQRHDVLMVRQIRSLLYEQGYTIGGARLRLEGEGARQESALSNQIIKQVRQELEEVLQLLRR; encoded by the coding sequence ATGCTGGACCCGGGCAGTAACCGTGAACTTCCGCCGATTCCGGCCAAGCGCTACTTCACCATCGGTGAGGTCAGCGAGCTGTGCGACGTCAAGCCGCACGTACTGCGCTACTGGGAGACCGAATTCCCTAGCCTGGAACCGGTCAAGCGCCGCGGCAACCGGCGCTACTACCAGCGCCACGACGTGCTGATGGTGCGGCAGATCCGCAGCCTACTGTACGAACAGGGCTATACGATCGGCGGCGCGCGCCTGCGCCTGGAAGGCGAGGGCGCCCGCCAGGAGTCGGCGCTGAGTAACCAGATCATCAAGCAGGTGCGGCAGGAACTGGAAGAAGTGCTGCAGTTGCTGCGGCGTTGA
- a CDS encoding glycoside hydrolase family 127 protein, whose amino-acid sequence MPHSLAPPPELPLDRLRIADPFWQRYQRLVQEVVLPYQWDALNDNVADAEPSHAIENFRIAAGRSDGAFYGMVFQDSDVAKWLEAVAYLLAQHPDPALERDADATIELIGAAQQADGYLNTYFTVKAPEQRWSNLAECHELYCAGHMIEAGVAYHQATGKRALLDIVCRLADHIDATFGPGPQQLHGYPGHPEIELALIRLYEATGEPRYLALARYFVEQRGTAPHYYDEEYEKRGRSYFWGGHGPAWMIQDKAYSQAHVPVALQTTAVGHAVRFVYLYAGVAHLARHSGDAGLRATCERLWENTTQRQLYLTGAIGAQSHGEAFSVDYDLPNDTAYNESCASIGLMMFANRMLQLAPHSRYADVMERALYNTVLAGMALDGRHFFYVNPLEVHPPTVHGNHGFDHVKPVRQRWFGCACCPPNIARVLTSLGHYIYTRRDDTLYVNLYVGSDAAFDVDGHTLTLRQRSDYPWQEQVELSMDCDAPIDAALALRLPDWCRAPQLRLNGDAVAIQEHLQHGYCVLRRRWQRGDTLHLQLPMPVMRVSGHPRVRHLAGKVALQRGPLVYCLEQADNGAQLHQLRLPAAAAIRTAPGSGALAGQVLLQAEGERLHGHDAAQADVLPLYRYDAPPASRQAQTLTFVPYFAWANRGEGEMRVWVDAGGDS is encoded by the coding sequence ATGCCGCATTCGCTCGCCCCGCCGCCCGAACTCCCGCTCGACCGCCTGCGCATCGCCGACCCGTTCTGGCAGCGCTACCAGCGCCTGGTGCAGGAGGTGGTGCTGCCCTACCAATGGGACGCGCTCAACGACAACGTCGCCGATGCCGAGCCCAGCCACGCGATCGAGAATTTCCGCATCGCCGCCGGGCGCAGCGACGGCGCCTTCTACGGCATGGTGTTCCAGGACAGCGACGTGGCAAAGTGGCTGGAAGCGGTGGCCTACCTGCTCGCGCAGCATCCCGATCCGGCGCTGGAACGCGATGCCGACGCCACCATCGAGCTGATCGGCGCCGCGCAGCAGGCAGACGGCTACCTCAACACCTATTTCACGGTGAAGGCGCCGGAGCAGCGCTGGAGCAACCTGGCCGAATGCCACGAGCTGTACTGCGCCGGGCACATGATCGAGGCCGGCGTCGCCTACCACCAGGCCACCGGCAAGCGCGCGCTGCTGGACATCGTGTGCCGGCTCGCCGACCACATCGACGCCACCTTCGGTCCCGGCCCGCAGCAACTGCACGGCTATCCCGGGCATCCGGAAATCGAACTGGCGCTGATACGCCTGTACGAGGCCACCGGCGAGCCCCGCTACCTGGCGCTGGCCCGCTACTTCGTCGAGCAGCGCGGCACCGCGCCGCACTACTACGACGAAGAATACGAAAAGCGCGGGCGCAGCTACTTCTGGGGCGGCCATGGACCGGCGTGGATGATCCAGGACAAAGCCTACAGCCAGGCGCACGTGCCGGTGGCGCTGCAGACCACCGCGGTCGGCCACGCGGTGCGCTTCGTCTACCTGTACGCCGGCGTGGCGCACCTGGCGCGGCACAGTGGCGATGCCGGGCTGCGCGCGACCTGCGAGCGGCTGTGGGAGAACACCACGCAGCGGCAGCTGTACCTCACCGGCGCGATCGGCGCGCAGAGCCACGGCGAAGCCTTCAGCGTCGACTACGACCTGCCCAACGACACCGCCTACAACGAAAGCTGCGCCTCGATCGGGCTGATGATGTTCGCCAACCGCATGCTGCAGCTGGCGCCGCACAGCCGCTATGCCGACGTGATGGAGCGTGCGCTGTACAACACGGTGCTGGCCGGCATGGCGCTGGACGGGCGCCACTTCTTCTACGTCAATCCATTGGAAGTGCATCCGCCCACGGTGCACGGCAACCACGGCTTCGACCACGTCAAGCCGGTGCGCCAGCGCTGGTTCGGCTGCGCCTGCTGCCCGCCGAACATCGCACGCGTGCTGACCTCGCTCGGCCACTACATCTATACCCGCCGCGACGACACGCTGTACGTGAACCTGTACGTCGGCAGCGATGCCGCCTTCGACGTGGACGGGCACACGCTGACGCTGCGCCAGCGCAGCGACTATCCGTGGCAGGAACAGGTGGAACTGAGCATGGACTGCGACGCGCCCATCGACGCTGCGCTGGCGCTGCGCCTGCCCGACTGGTGCCGCGCGCCGCAACTGCGGCTCAACGGCGACGCGGTCGCGATCCAGGAGCACCTGCAGCACGGCTACTGCGTGCTGCGCCGACGCTGGCAGCGCGGCGACACCCTGCACCTGCAGTTGCCGATGCCGGTGATGCGGGTCAGCGGGCATCCGCGCGTGCGCCATCTGGCCGGCAAGGTCGCGCTGCAACGCGGGCCGCTGGTGTACTGCCTGGAGCAGGCCGACAACGGCGCGCAGCTGCACCAGCTGCGCCTACCCGCCGCTGCGGCGATCCGCACCGCACCCGGCAGCGGCGCGCTGGCCGGACAGGTGCTGTTGCAGGCCGAGGGCGAACGCCTGCACGGCCACGACGCCGCCCAGGCCGACGTCCTGCCGCTGTACCGCTACGACGCGCCGCCGGCATCGCGGCAGGCGCAGACCCTGACCTTTGTGCCCTATTTCGCCTGGGCCAACCGCGGCGAAGGCGAGATGCGGGTCTGGGTGGACGCGGGCGGCGACAGCTGA
- a CDS encoding MFS transporter → MNATAVVSVAASAEQAATHKLSRLEKFGYGLGDAGGTIVTCLIANFLTFFYTDVFGLTPALVGTLFTVLRIADALSDPLMGLLADRTRSRWGRFRGWQLWIALPIGIACVLTFSTPQLSYAAKVAYAFASYFLLSLCYTAINVPYCALINSMTGDHRDVVSAQSWRFVLCGIAGFLVSVGLPWLVRMLGDGDVARGYQLGVGLLSVLAVAMFLCCFFTVRERVPVSLMGEAGVGQHLRGLLRNDQMRLVLLMSFLLINVFNIRGGGYLYFITYVLGGGAGYTSLFFAMVALATVLGAIVVNALCRRFDPLVLYLHTNLALAALGVLQWYMPTGPAQQTLWLGLIFVNGLVLGFALPLHFSIMAFADDYSAWKNRIRSSGINFAFNLFCIKLAWASSAVVISYLFVRVGYRAGAEHQTTASLQAMTLLETLIPAAIHLLLAVVIYRCRLRRPLLAEVAADLAARPVH, encoded by the coding sequence TTGAACGCGACCGCCGTTGTCTCCGTCGCCGCGAGCGCCGAACAGGCCGCCACGCACAAGCTCTCGCGCCTGGAGAAGTTCGGCTATGGCCTGGGCGATGCCGGCGGCACCATCGTCACCTGCCTGATCGCCAACTTCCTGACCTTCTTCTACACCGACGTGTTCGGGCTGACCCCGGCGCTGGTCGGCACCCTGTTCACCGTGCTGCGCATCGCCGACGCGCTGTCCGATCCGTTGATGGGCCTGCTCGCCGACCGCACCCGCAGCCGCTGGGGCCGCTTCCGCGGCTGGCAGCTGTGGATCGCGCTGCCGATCGGCATCGCCTGCGTGCTGACCTTCAGCACGCCGCAGCTGAGCTACGCGGCCAAGGTCGCCTACGCCTTCGCCAGCTACTTCCTGCTGTCGCTGTGCTACACCGCGATCAACGTGCCGTACTGCGCGCTGATCAACAGCATGACCGGCGACCACCGCGACGTGGTGTCGGCGCAGTCATGGCGCTTCGTGCTGTGCGGCATCGCCGGCTTCCTGGTCTCGGTCGGGCTGCCGTGGCTGGTGCGGATGCTCGGCGACGGCGATGTCGCGCGCGGCTACCAGCTCGGCGTGGGCCTGCTCAGCGTGCTGGCGGTGGCGATGTTCCTGTGCTGCTTCTTCACCGTGCGCGAGCGCGTGCCGGTTAGCCTGATGGGCGAGGCCGGCGTCGGCCAGCACCTGCGCGGGCTGCTGCGCAACGACCAGATGCGGCTGGTGCTGCTGATGTCGTTCCTGCTGATCAACGTGTTCAACATCCGCGGCGGCGGCTACCTGTACTTCATCACCTACGTGCTCGGCGGCGGCGCCGGCTACACCTCGCTGTTCTTCGCGATGGTGGCGCTGGCCACGGTGCTGGGCGCGATCGTGGTCAACGCGCTGTGCCGCCGCTTCGATCCGCTGGTGCTGTACCTGCACACCAACCTGGCGCTGGCCGCGCTGGGCGTGCTGCAGTGGTACATGCCCACCGGCCCAGCGCAGCAGACGCTGTGGCTGGGCCTGATCTTCGTCAACGGCCTGGTGCTCGGCTTCGCGCTGCCGCTGCACTTCTCGATCATGGCCTTCGCCGACGACTACAGCGCATGGAAGAACCGGATCCGTTCCTCCGGCATCAACTTCGCCTTCAACCTGTTCTGCATCAAGCTGGCCTGGGCCTCGAGCGCGGTGGTGATCAGCTACCTGTTCGTGCGCGTGGGCTACCGCGCCGGCGCCGAGCACCAGACCACCGCCTCGCTGCAGGCGATGACCCTGCTGGAAACGCTGATCCCCGCGGCCATCCACCTGCTGCTGGCGGTGGTGATCTACCGCTGCCGCCTGCGCCGGCCGCTGCTGGCCGAGGTCGCCGCCGACCTGGCCGCACGCCCGGTGCACTGA
- a CDS encoding helix-turn-helix transcriptional regulator — MLELAVAYPIRVQNGGLFISRGVGAHPARVIQSYELIFVERGALSIREQDIDFHIDPGETLILWPGREHAGLGRFPDDLRFYWVHFELEPAAAAGAATLLSMPQRTAIHDPERFVGLFRWFLSEQEERRTLPMLEPIVLSMLQCVAGAWPDPHDSDRAGVALAYRAKQLIGTRFHTALNTSMLAAQLHCNADYLGRIYRRAFGTTLTEAVHRQRIAFAEKLLLVNACSVDEIAQRAGFSDGGYFRRIFRQRLGMTPTAYRRLYCKEHINSG, encoded by the coding sequence ATGCTCGAACTCGCAGTCGCCTATCCGATCCGGGTCCAGAACGGCGGCCTGTTCATTTCCCGCGGGGTCGGCGCGCATCCGGCGCGGGTGATCCAGTCCTACGAGCTGATCTTCGTCGAGCGCGGCGCCTTGTCGATCCGCGAGCAAGACATCGACTTCCACATCGACCCCGGCGAGACCCTGATCCTGTGGCCGGGACGCGAGCACGCCGGGCTAGGCCGCTTCCCCGACGATCTGCGCTTCTATTGGGTGCACTTCGAGCTGGAGCCGGCCGCCGCCGCGGGCGCCGCGACGCTCCTGTCGATGCCGCAACGCACCGCGATCCACGATCCGGAGCGCTTCGTCGGCCTGTTCCGCTGGTTCCTGAGCGAGCAGGAGGAGCGGCGCACGCTGCCGATGCTGGAGCCGATCGTGCTGTCGATGCTGCAATGCGTGGCCGGCGCCTGGCCCGACCCGCACGATTCCGACCGTGCCGGGGTGGCGCTGGCGTACCGCGCCAAGCAACTGATCGGCACCCGGTTCCACACCGCGCTCAACACCTCCATGCTGGCCGCGCAACTGCACTGCAACGCGGATTACCTGGGGCGCATCTACCGCCGCGCGTTCGGCACCACGCTGACCGAGGCGGTCCACCGCCAACGCATCGCCTTCGCCGAGAAGCTGCTGCTGGTGAACGCCTGCAGCGTCGACGAGATCGCGCAGCGCGCCGGCTTCAGCGACGGCGGCTACTTCCGCCGCATCTTCCGCCAGCGCCTGGGCATGACCCCGACCGCCTACCGTCGGCTGTACTGCAAGGAGCACATCAACTCCGGGTGA